In Alistipes sp. ZOR0009, one genomic interval encodes:
- a CDS encoding OmpA family protein — protein MKNFNIFAALFLSGAILLSSCAGSSNTTKGGLLGGAGGALLGAGIGALAGKGKGAAIGAAIGGAVGAGAGVLVGRKMDKQKAELEKIEGAKVETVTDANNLQAIKVTFDSGILFATGKSNLSSASKTALINFSNSLKNTPETDVTIYGHTDNTGSRDINARLSKDRADAVANFLNVNGIAMSRLTTEGKAYDEPVADNATPEGRALNRRVEVYITANKNMIKQAEQGTLK, from the coding sequence ATGAAGAATTTCAACATTTTTGCAGCGCTCTTTTTAAGCGGTGCTATTTTACTCAGCAGCTGTGCAGGTAGTAGCAACACTACTAAAGGAGGTTTACTCGGTGGTGCAGGAGGGGCGCTTCTAGGTGCAGGTATTGGCGCATTGGCAGGAAAAGGTAAAGGAGCCGCAATAGGGGCTGCCATAGGCGGAGCTGTTGGTGCTGGAGCAGGAGTTCTTGTTGGACGCAAGATGGATAAGCAAAAGGCAGAACTAGAAAAGATTGAAGGTGCAAAAGTTGAAACAGTAACAGACGCAAATAACCTACAAGCAATTAAGGTAACATTTGATAGCGGTATCCTATTCGCCACAGGCAAGAGCAACCTTAGCTCGGCATCTAAAACCGCGCTAATTAATTTCTCCAATTCCTTGAAGAACACCCCCGAAACAGATGTAACCATTTATGGGCATACCGACAATACTGGGTCAAGAGACATCAACGCTAGACTTTCGAAGGATCGTGCTGACGCTGTGGCTAATTTCTTAAATGTAAACGGCATTGCCATGAGCCGCTTGACAACCGAAGGTAAAGCCTACGATGAACCTGTTGCCGATAATGCAACCCCAGAAGGTAGAGCATTAAACCGTAGAGTTGAGGTGTATATTACAGCCAACAAAAACATGATTAAGCAGGCAGAGCAAGGAACACTTAAGTAG